The Bacteroidales bacterium DNA segment CCGGTTCAGTCTGAATATCAGCAATATCCTGTCCGAAAATATTATTAAACGTAAAAAAAAGCGAGATAAAAAAAAGAATTCCGGTTTTCATCAAAAAAAGTATTTTAAAATTTGTTATGTTATTATGAGCAACAGAAATGATAAACGCATAAAAGACAGTAAAAATCACATAAACCAAAATAAATACTATTTTATCATTTTATTATTTTTTAAAACATGCTTTTTATTAACAATTTGACGAAAAATTGTTAATAACTTGGGAAAGTCTTGTTTTTCGTTTTGTTTTTTAAAAAAAACAGCAATTTACTTTGACGAAATTATTCAATAATAATTTTCTCGCCTAAAAATTTCGGTTTTGTACAAAGAATAAAAACATCAAGTATTGCTTTTATACGAGCAAACCTTTCTCTGATTCGTGTTTTTAAACCGTTTCTTCCGTGAAGGTCTTTTGCATTATACCCTACGGCATTTATTCCGTTATGTTTCGCAATAAATATAGCTCGCTCATTATGAAACTGTTGCGAAATAAATGTAATGCTTTCTTGTCCGAATACTTCTTTGCTTCGAATAACCGAATCAAAAGTTCTGAAACCGGCATAATCTAAATAAATACGTTTGGCAGGAATTCCTCTTTTTACCAAATCATCTTTAAATGTTTGCGGTTCGTTATAACTTGCTGCCGAGTTATCTCCGCTGACAAGTATGTATTTTATTTTGCCTTTTTTGTAGAGTTCAACAGCAGCATCAATTCTATATTTATAGTAGTAATTTAAACTTTTACCGATATATTTTGAAGTACCGAGCAATAAACCGACTTTATTTTTCGGTATTTCATCAATATCATTATAACATAACTTCTTTTGAGCTTTAAAAATATTTTCGGAAACAATAAATAAAGTAAAAATCGACAATATTATTATTGCTGATATTCTTTTTATTTTTTGAATAAATCTTTTCAAATCTGTTTAATTTATCTGCAAAAATAGAAGAATAATAGTTACGGTATGAATTATTTGAGAAAACAGTAAATATTTCCTGTAGTTTACCGATTTATTCACACCGTAACTTGCGAAGATATTTATGCTTTTTGCATTTTCAATAATGCCTCATACCACTTATCCATTCCCTCGCCTGTCGTTGCAGAAACTTCAATAAATTCTAAATGATGATTTACCCGAAGAGCGTAGTTTTTTGCTGCTTTCATATCAAAATTTACATAAGGCAGAAGATCTATTTTATTAATGATGCAGATATCAGCATTTTCAAACATGGTCGGATATTTTATCGGCTTATCTTCGCCTTCGGTTGTGCTCATAATCACAAGCCGTTTGGCTTCTCCCAAATCAAATAATGACGGACAAACTAAATTCCCCACATTCTCAATAAAGACAATTGAGTTATCTTTAACATCTAACTTTTTAACAGCCTTATTAATCATATCCGCATCCAAATGGCAACCGTTTCCGGTATTGACCTGAATAACAGGTGCTCCGGCTTTGCCTATTCGCTCAGCATCATTCATCGTTTGTTGGTCGCCTTCAATGATGTATAATTGAACTTTATCTTTTATATCTTTGATTGTTCTTTCAAGCAAAGTTGTTTTTCCCGAACCCGGAGAACTCATCATATTAATCGTAAAGATATTTTTTGCTTCAAAATAACCTCTGTTTCGTTCTGCCAGAAGATTGTTTTGACTTAAAATATCCGTTTCCAAATTTATTTGATGAGAATGACTGTGCTCGTGGTGGTGATGCCCGTAAGAATGATTGTGCTCATGTGCATTTGTTTCGGCTTTTTCACCGAATACCGTCATTGTTATTTTGTTTCCGTCGCCTTCGCAACCGCAAGTTGTACACATAATAAAAATGTTTATTTGCACTTCGACTTTGCTCAGTGCAGGTTATTGACTGTTGATTATTTTAATCTACTAAAATTGATTTTACTTTCATCTCTTTGCCTTGTAATATTTCTGTTTTGTATGAATCGCATTCGGGACACAAGGTATAAACATTTTCGGTTTTAAATTCATGCTTGCAATCTACACATTTTGATTTTGCCTGAATGATATTAATTTTTATTTCGGCATCTTTCAGCATTGTTCTTGGTTTTATGCTGTCGAATGCAAAGTTCAAAGCATCCAATTCAATGCCTGAAACTGTTCCTATATCCATTTCTAATTCTGTAATCTTATTTGCATTTGCTTTCTTTGCTTCACTTTCAGCAATATCAACAATACTTGCCACAATTGACATCTCGTGCATACCTATTATCTTTTGTTCAAAGTTAAGTCAAAAAAAACTTACCGGAAATGATATATGTCAGTATCCGGATATATTTTTATAAACCGGGGAAAGATTATCATGTGACTATTCAAAAATAATTTCGTTTATATTGAACACATGTTAATAGTAAAGATAAATTAAATATTTCGTATATTTGTAAAAACAAATTGTTTAATGAGTAACGAAATAGATATTGGAAAAATAGTAAGCCATTGGATAAAAACATCTGATGAAGATTTTGATGCTGTGAACTCCTTGTTTAAATCTAAAACTTATCATTGGGCATTATTTTTAGGTCATATTTCTACAGAGAAATTATTAAAAGCATACTTTGTTAAAGTTAAAAAGAAACACTCGCCGCCAATCCATAATTTATTAAGAATTGCTGAAAAATGTGAACTTGAACTAACAGAAGAGTATAAAGATTGGTTAGATGCAATCTCATTATTTAATATTAATGCAAGATATGACGATTTTAAACGTGAATTCTATAAGCAATGTACAAAAGAATTTACAAAACTTTGGATTGAACGAATTAATGAAATAAGAGAATGGATAAGACTGAAATTATAAATATCGTAAATGAATTTGCAACAAAAGTTGCAGAAAAATACGACTGCGTCAGTATAGTTCTTTTCGGCTCTTACGCAAAAGGTTCGTATCATATTGACAGTGATATTGATATAGCAGTAATACTGAAAGATTATGATAACCTTATGAATATTCAACTTGAATTAATGAAGTTGCGAAGAAAAATTGACAACAGAATTGAACCCCACCCGATAAAAGAAAGTGATTTTAATGAAGGAAATCCTTTGGTAAATGAAATTAAAAAATACGGTAAAACAATAAATATAAACGTTGCTTAATAATCTACATAAACCATAAAAAAAGTTGTTTACACTTTTGAAGTGCTAAACAACTATCATAAGTTCAGAGCATCCGATTAAATACCTGCAACAGTTCCTATATCCATTTCTAATTATGTTATCTTATTTGCATTTGCTTTCTTTGCCTCGCTTTCGGCAATTTCAACAATGCTTGCTACAATTGACATCTCGTGCATGCTTCTTATCTTTTGTTCAAAAGTAAGCCAAAAAAAACTTATAGGCTATGATATATGTCAGTATCCGGATATATTTTATGATTGTTTTAAATTATTGTCATTATTATATGTCATTCATTTAGAAAAAAATAACCGAAAAAGATTATCTTTGGACTTGAATACTACTCTGAAAATATTATATGACAAAAGAAAATGCAATAAGATTATTTCAAGACCAAAGAGTACGTGTACATTGGGATGAAGATAATGAAAAATGGTATTTCTCAATTATTGATATAGTCGGAATTTTGACTGAAAGTTTAAATCCAAGAAAATATTGGAGTGTATTAAAGACCAGACTTAAAAAGGAGGGTAGTGAGTTGGCTACAAATTGTAGTCAACTGAAAATGCAATCTGCAGACGGGAAATTTTACAAAACAGATGTTGCAGATACAGAGCAACTTCTTCGTTTAATTCAATCTATTCCGTCACCAAAGGCTGAGCCTTTTAAACTTTGGCTGGCAAAAGTGGGTTATGAAAGAATTGAAGAAACAGAAGATCCGGAGTTAGCTTTTGACAGAGCAATGGAAATTTACCTTAAAAAAGGATACTCTAAAGAATGGATAAATCAACGTTTAAAAAGTATTGAGGTTAGAAAAGAACTAACTGATGAGTGGCAGGAAAGAGGAATGAAAGAAGGTTTAGAGTATGCGATATTAACCAACGAAATAACAAAAGCTTGGGCAGATAGAGATATAAAATCATACAAAAAATTAAAAGGACTTAAAAAAGAAAACTTGCGAGATAATATGACTAATTTAGAATTAGTTTTAAATATGTTGGCAGAAGCATCGGTTACTGAAATATCGAAAGCAAAAAAACCAAAAGGTATAGAAGAGAATAAAGATGTAGCCCAAAAAGGAGGTAATGCTGCGAAAAAAGCACGATTAGAAATTGAGAAACAAACAGGTAGATCAATTGTGTCTTCTAAAAATGCCAAAGAATTACAGCTAAAAAAAGATGATAGAGATGAGAGTATTGAAGAATAATCAAGAAAGTTACCAAAACCAATATTAAATATTACCGGCTATGATATATGTCAGTATCCGGATGTATTTTTATTAAAAAGGAAAAAATAAGTATGTAACTATTCTGAAATAATTTTGTAACTTTGTATCATTAGCAATACAGAAAACACTATTTTTAACTATGGAAACAATTATTATACAAGCAAAAGACAAAAAAGAAGCTGATTTTTTAAGAAAATTGCTTTTAAAATTGAATATTACCATAAAAAAGAAATATCCGGAACCTTCTAATATTGATTTTGTTTCTGAAGAAGAACAAAAAGAAATTGAAAAAGAACTACAAGACCCCGATACAAATGAGATTGTTAACAGTGAAACTACAAAACTGTGACGGTAAAAATAAACTATTCCAAAAAGTCGGATAAATTTCTGAAGAAAAATCAATCTGTTATCAGTCAAAAGGAAGTTAGTGAACTTGTAATATTTTCTTTGCGAAGAATTATATTATCGGAAGATATTAATATTGATTTAAAAATGATGCGAGGTAATTATAAGGGATATTACAGAATTCGAAAAGGA contains these protein-coding regions:
- a CDS encoding YdcF family protein, with amino-acid sequence MVSENIFKAQKKLCYNDIDEIPKNKVGLLLGTSKYIGKSLNYYYKYRIDAAVELYKKGKIKYILVSGDNSAASYNEPQTFKDDLVKRGIPAKRIYLDYAGFRTFDSVIRSKEVFGQESITFISQQFHNERAIFIAKHNGINAVGYNAKDLHGRNGLKTRIRERFARIKAILDVFILCTKPKFLGEKIIIE
- the hypB gene encoding hydrogenase nickel incorporation protein HypB, translated to MCTTCGCEGDGNKITMTVFGEKAETNAHEHNHSYGHHHHEHSHSHQINLETDILSQNNLLAERNRGYFEAKNIFTINMMSSPGSGKTTLLERTIKDIKDKVQLYIIEGDQQTMNDAERIGKAGAPVIQVNTGNGCHLDADMINKAVKKLDVKDNSIVFIENVGNLVCPSLFDLGEAKRLVIMSTTEGEDKPIKYPTMFENADICIINKIDLLPYVNFDMKAAKNYALRVNHHLEFIEVSATTGEGMDKWYEALLKMQKA
- the hypA gene encoding hydrogenase maturation nickel metallochaperone HypA, yielding MHEMSIVASIVDIAESEAKKANANKITELEMDIGTVSGIELDALNFAFDSIKPRTMLKDAEIKINIIQAKSKCVDCKHEFKTENVYTLCPECDSYKTEILQGKEMKVKSILVD
- a CDS encoding HEPN domain-containing protein, with amino-acid sequence MSNEIDIGKIVSHWIKTSDEDFDAVNSLFKSKTYHWALFLGHISTEKLLKAYFVKVKKKHSPPIHNLLRIAEKCELELTEEYKDWLDAISLFNINARYDDFKREFYKQCTKEFTKLWIERINEIREWIRLKL
- a CDS encoding nucleotidyltransferase domain-containing protein, with product MDKTEIINIVNEFATKVAEKYDCVSIVLFGSYAKGSYHIDSDIDIAVILKDYDNLMNIQLELMKLRRKIDNRIEPHPIKESDFNEGNPLVNEIKKYGKTININVA
- a CDS encoding Bro-N domain-containing protein, encoding MTKENAIRLFQDQRVRVHWDEDNEKWYFSIIDIVGILTESLNPRKYWSVLKTRLKKEGSELATNCSQLKMQSADGKFYKTDVADTEQLLRLIQSIPSPKAEPFKLWLAKVGYERIEETEDPELAFDRAMEIYLKKGYSKEWINQRLKSIEVRKELTDEWQERGMKEGLEYAILTNEITKAWADRDIKSYKKLKGLKKENLRDNMTNLELVLNMLAEASVTEISKAKKPKGIEENKDVAQKGGNAAKKARLEIEKQTGRSIVSSKNAKELQLKKDDRDESIEE